The genomic interval AGGGCGATCCAGCCACCCACGGCGTGCACCACAACGGAGCCGGCGAAGTCGTGAAAAGATGCACCAAACTGGCTCTCAAGCCAGGCTTGGAATCCAAAATTACCATTCCAGATCAGACCTTCGAAGAACGGGTACACGAGGGCCACGATGAGGGCGGAAGCAATCAGCATGGGGTAGAACTTTGCGCGCTCGGCAATGCCGCCGGAGACGATGGCCGGAATGGCGGCCGCGAAGGTCATCAGGAAGAAGAACTTGACCAGCTCGTAGCCATTGCTGGCGGTCAGTTCTGCCGCGCCGGTCATGAAGTGGCTGCCGTAGGCGACGTAGTAACCCACGAAGAAGTAGGCCACGGCAGAGACGCCGAAATCGGTCATGATCTTGACCAGGGCGTTGACCTGGTTCTTGTGACGCACAGTGCCCACTTCAAGGAAGGCAAAACCGGCGTGCATGGCCAGTACCATGATGGCACCGATAAGGATGAACAGCGTGTTAGCGCTCTCAGTCAGGGTATGTACTGCACTCGTGATGTCCACGGGTTTTCGCTCCTGAATTGTTTTATTGGCCTCGGATGGGCTTGTTGTGCATTGGTCGGGTGCACAGAAGCAAGAGGCGTTCCAAAACGATGCAAAAGTAGCGACGTTAGTCAGTTGCTAGGGGAGAGGGAAGGTAAGATGGTGCTCTTAATGGAATTTTCGCACCAAAAAAGTGCGCTCATGTCGGGTTTGCACTGATATGGGCACTCGGCGAGGCCGATTACCAGGTGATGTTATTGTCCGGGTTATTGTCGTCGAGAAGGATCTCAGGCGTGGGGTTCGCTTCAAAATCAATCACCGCTTCCTGGTCCAGGGCGCCTGACTCCACCAGTTCCCGGAGTTCGACCTCCTGCTCTTGCAGCGGGCCTGAAAGATCAACAATGATTTCCACCCGGCGATTCTTGGCGCGACTTTCCACGGTGTCGTTGCTGACCCGGGGCTTGGTGTCCGCCAGGCCCTTCACTGCCAATCGGGTCGGTTCAACCTCTTCCACCGCCAACAGGGCATTGGCTACGGCCGCGGCTCGTGCTGCCGAGAGATCCCAGTTGCTGTAGAACCGGGACGTGCGAATGGGGATGTCGTCGGTATGTCCTTCTACCGTTAGCCTGCCTGGGATCTCCGCGAGCACATCCGCCATGTCCAGCAGCAAGGTTTCGAAATCGTAGGTCAGATCGGCAGAGCCGGAAGGGAAGGAGCCTTTTTCCTCAATGCGAATCACGATCCTGCGCTGATCCTCATCCTGGGCCACATTGATGCGGCCATCTTCGATGGCCTCTTCCAGCACCTTGGTTATGTCCTGAGTGCTCTGGTCGAGTTGGTCCTGGGTTGCGGCCTCAATGGCCTGCTCGGTTGGACTTTTGAGAGTTTGAAGCTCCGGCTTCTGGTCTGACGTGGTCTGCCGAACCTCGTTCACCACGGTGGGCTCAGGCGGCGCCGGCGAGAACTTGTCAAAAATCGGGCTGGTGCCCATGGGAATGTCCAGAGTCGGCACTTCGCGCTGAACCCCGAAGGCCTTCGACAGCTCACCGGCGATCTGCTTGAACTTCATGGCGTCGATTTCAGAGAACGACAGCAGCAACACGAAGAAGCACATCAGCAGCGACATCAGGTCGGCGAAGGTAACAACCCAGGCCGGGATGCCCGGTTTTTCCTCTTCTGGAAGCTCGTCCATGACCTACCCGTTGGCTGGTTCTGGCTCGCCAACCTTGGCGCGCTCTTTCGGCGACAGGTAGCTCGATAGAAGCTGCTCAATCACGCGTGGGTTGGTGCCTTCCTGAACCGCGACCAGGGCATCAATGTACAGGGACTGCATGCGTGCCTCTTCGGTCATCCGCAGCGACAGCTTGTCGGCGATGGGAGAGGCGATCATGGTTGCGAGCATGGCACCGTACAGGGTGGTCAGCAGTGCCACGGCCATGGCTGGGCCGATGGATTTGGGGTCTTCCATGTTCGACAGCATCTGCACCAGACCGATCAGGGTGCCGATCATGCCCATGGCTGGACCAACGTCGGCCAGGGCGGTGAACACCTTGGCCCCAGAGCGATTGTGCTCCAGGGTCATCAGCCGCTCTTTGTTGAGCAACTGCTTGATGGTGTCGGCGTTCTGGCCATCCACCAGCATCTGGATGCCCTGGCCCAGGAAGGGCGATTCGACTTCACGGCCCTCGAGCCCCAGCACGCCTTCCTTGCGGGCAATTTGTGCCACATCCACCAGTTCCTCGATGGCAGACTGGGTTTCCGGTAATTTGAACTTGAAGGCCCGGGCTGCGGCGCTGAATGCGCCAAAGAACTGGCCAAAACTGAATTTCGAAAGCACCACCAACACACTGCCCCCGAGGACAATCAGCAGGGAGGGGCCATTGATGAAAACATCGGGTGAGACGCCGAGAATAACGGCAGAAGCGATGAGCAATATAGCGCCAACAAGGCCAATCAGGGTGGCAAAATCCACGTCGTCTCCAGAGGCAGGGGCAATGAAAGAAACGATTGAAAGGGTACGTCCGGTTTGTGTACCAATCAATTCGAATGTGTAAATTTGTTTTGCGCGTCGTAGTGTTCTTTCCATGCAGCGTAGCGGTGCAGGTCCGATTCCACCAGTTTCAGACACAGGGCGACCACGCCGGCGTCGTCTATAAAACCGAAACCGAGGATCAGATCGGGGATCACATCCAGGGGATTGAGAACGTAAAGCAGCGCGCCGGCAATGGCCGCGATGGTCTTCCAGGGCACGCTGCGGTAGTTGCCATACCAATAGTCGCGGATCATTGCGAACATGAGCTTGATGTCGGCGCTGAAGCGGTTGAGCTTGCCGCTGCCTTTCACCTTTTCCTCAATCGTCCGCTGGCGCTCCAGCAGGGTTTCCAGGTCGGCGCGATGCACCTTGCCGGACTCGGCATTTAGCTGTTTTTCCGCGTTTTTCTCATTAAACAGGGCCATTACAGCGTGTCCTTTGCCAGAGAAAGTGTGCAGCCACCATGATCGCTCAAGCCTGAGTCGGTTGCCAACCT from Marinobacter sp. LA51 carries:
- the pomA gene encoding flagellar motor protein PomA, which codes for MDFATLIGLVGAILLIASAVILGVSPDVFINGPSLLIVLGGSVLVVLSKFSFGQFFGAFSAAARAFKFKLPETQSAIEELVDVAQIARKEGVLGLEGREVESPFLGQGIQMLVDGQNADTIKQLLNKERLMTLEHNRSGAKVFTALADVGPAMGMIGTLIGLVQMLSNMEDPKSIGPAMAVALLTTLYGAMLATMIASPIADKLSLRMTEEARMQSLYIDALVAVQEGTNPRVIEQLLSSYLSPKERAKVGEPEPANG
- a CDS encoding YkvA family protein; the protein is MALFNEKNAEKQLNAESGKVHRADLETLLERQRTIEEKVKGSGKLNRFSADIKLMFAMIRDYWYGNYRSVPWKTIAAIAGALLYVLNPLDVIPDLILGFGFIDDAGVVALCLKLVESDLHRYAAWKEHYDAQNKFTHSN
- a CDS encoding MotB family protein, which produces MDELPEEEKPGIPAWVVTFADLMSLLMCFFVLLLSFSEIDAMKFKQIAGELSKAFGVQREVPTLDIPMGTSPIFDKFSPAPPEPTVVNEVRQTTSDQKPELQTLKSPTEQAIEAATQDQLDQSTQDITKVLEEAIEDGRINVAQDEDQRRIVIRIEEKGSFPSGSADLTYDFETLLLDMADVLAEIPGRLTVEGHTDDIPIRTSRFYSNWDLSAARAAAVANALLAVEEVEPTRLAVKGLADTKPRVSNDTVESRAKNRRVEIIVDLSGPLQEQEVELRELVESGALDQEAVIDFEANPTPEILLDDNNPDNNITW